Proteins from a genomic interval of Gadus morhua chromosome 19, gadMor3.0, whole genome shotgun sequence:
- the LOC115532598 gene encoding bile salt-activated lipase-like, with product MMRALWLLVAIGLLLEMASGASLGTVYTEGGLVKGKNIRLGYKHHMDVFKGIPFAGMPGRFEKPERHPGWDGILKAFEYRPRCLQLNLIMTSTRGSEDCLYLNIWVPHHRSVSTNLPVMVWIYGGAFLVGGSMGANFLNNYLYSGQEIADRGDVIVVTVAYRLGPLGFLSTGDSGMPGNYGLWDQQAAIAWVSRNIRSFGGDPDNITVFGESAGGASVSFQTITPHNKGLFKRAISQSGTAFCPWAVNRNPRRSAEEVALKVNCPTDDRMAACLKMTDPVSLTMAGTISFSSSPDSPLVFNLVLAATIDGDFLPDEPSTLFHNAADIDYIAGVNDMDGHFFEGLDVPTINSHLLHTPVNDVKRLLGSYTKEKGLAGMESGFLTYSSTWGTNPDQETIKKTVVEIGTDYIFLIPTQAALYLHANATIGRSGRTYSYLFSQPNRMGGLVLPYPSWMGADHADDLQYVFGKPLSSPLGYWPSHRDVSRYLIHYWTNFAKSGDPNRGLDVPATWPRFDSNSHQYLEINSKMNPGYVRQRLRMRYVHFWGNILPQLSLLKFL from the exons ATGATGCGCGCACTCTGGCTTTTGGTTGCCATTGGTCTCCTTTTGGAGATGGCCTCTGGGGCTTCT CTGGGTACCGTGTACACCGAGGGAGGCCTGGTGAAGGGCAAAAACATCCGCCTGGGATACAAACACCACATGGACGTTTTCAAGGGAATTCCCTTTGCCGGAATGCCCGGAAGGTTCGAAAAACCAGAGCGACACCCTGGATGGGACG GAATCCTTAAGGCCTTTGAATATCGGCCGAGGTGCCTTCAGTTGAACCTTATCATGACTTCCACCCGTGGTAGCGAGGACTGCCTTTATCTCAACATCTGGGTCCCTCATCATCGTTCAG TGTCCACTAATCTCCCAGTCATGGTGTGGATCTATGGAGGGGCTTTCCTGGTGGGGGGCTCCATGGGGGCCAACTTCCTGAACAACTACCTGTACAGCGGGCAGGAGATAGCGGACAGGGGGGACGTGATCGTGGTCACTGTCGCATACCGCCTGGGCCCCCTGGGATTCCTCAGCACTGGAGACTCTGGCATGCCTG GTAACTACGGTCTGTGGGACCAGCAGGCTGCCATCGCCTGGGTCAGCAGGAACATCCGCTCCTTCGGAGGAGACCCCGATAACATCACTGTCTTCGGGGAGTCGGCTGGTGGAGCCAGTGTTAGCTTCCAG ACTATCACTCCCCATAACAAAGGGCTGTTCAAAAGAGCCATCTCTCAGAGTGGTACGGCCTTTTGTCCCTGGGCCGTCAACAGAAACCCGCGGAGGTCTGCAGAAGAG GTAGCTCTGAAAGTGAACTGCCCCACCGATGACAGGATGGCAGCCTGTCTTAAGATGACTGACCCGGTGTCCCTCACAATGGCAGGAACCATCTCATTCTCTAGCTCGCCTGATT CCCCTTTGGTGTTTAACCTGGTCCTGGCAGCCACCATTGACGGAGACTTCCTCCCCGATGAGCCAAGTACCTTGTTCCACAACGCTGCTGACATCGACTACATCGCTGGTGTGAATGATATGGACGGACACTTCTTCGAGGGATTGGACGTGCCCACCATCAACAGCCACCTGTTACACACGCCTGT GAATGATGTGAAAAGACTCCTGGGCTCTTACACTAAGGAGAAAGGCCTGGCCGGTATGGAGAGTGGATTCCTCACCTACAGCTCCACCTGGGGAACAAACCCCGACCAGGAGACCATCAAGAAAACTGTGGTGGAGATCGGGACAGACTACATCTTTCTGATTCCCACCCAGGCAGCCCTCTATCTTCATGCCAATGCCAC AATTGGCAGAAGCGGCCGGACGTACTCCTACCTGTTCTCCCAGCCCAACCGCATGGGGGGTCTGGTGCTGCCCTACCCCAGCTGGATGGGAGCGGACCACGCTGACGACCTGCAGTATGTGTTCGGGAAGCCCCTCAGCTCGCCACTGGGGTACTGGCCCAGCCACAGGGACGTCTCCCGCTACCTCATTCACTACTGGACCAACTTCGCCAAGTCTGG TGACCCCAACAGGGGTCTGGACGTGCCAGCGACCTGGCCCCGTTTCGACAGTAACAGCCACCAGTACCTAGAGATCAACTCCAAGATGAACCCCGGCTATGTGAGGCAGAGGCTGAGGATGCGCTATGTCCATTTCTGGGGCAATATTCTCCCCCAACTGTCGCTGCTCAAATTCTTATGA
- the LOC115532524 gene encoding bile salt-activated lipase — translation MMRALGLSVAIGLFLEMASGASLGTVYTEGGLVEGKNIRLGYKHHMDVFKGIPFAGMPGRFEKPERHPGWDGILKAFEYRPRCLQLNLIMTSTRGSEDCLYLNIWVPHHRSVSTKLPVMVWIYGGAFLWGGSMGANFLNNYLYSGQEIADRGDVIVVTVAYRLGPLGFLSTGDSGMPGNYGLWDQQAAIAWVSRNIRSFGGDPDNITVFGESAGSASVSFQTITPHNKGLFKRAISQSGTALCPWAVNRNPRRLAEEVALKVNCPTDDRMAACLKMTDPVSLTMAGTIPITSSPDSPLVFNLVLAATIDGDFLPDEPSTLFHNAADIDYIAGANDMDGHLFTGLDVPTINSHLLHTPVNDVKRLLGSYTREKGLAGMESGFLTYSSTWGTNPDQETIKKTVVEIGTDYIFLIPTQAALYLHANATIGRSGRTYSYLFSQPNRMGGLVLPYPSWMGADHADDLQYVFGKPLTSPLGYWPSHRDVSRYLIHYWTNFAKSGDPNRGLDVPATWPRFDSNSHQYLEINSEMNRGYVRQRLRMRYVHFWGNILPQLSLLKFL, via the exons ATGATGCGCGCACTCGGGCTATCGGTTGCCATTGGTCTCTTTTTGGAGATGGCCTCTGGGGCTTCT CTGGGTACCGTGTACACCGAGGGAGGCCTGGTGGAGGGCAAAAACATCCGCCTGGGATACAAACACCACATGGACGTTTTCAAGGGAATTCCCTTTGCCGGAATGCCCGGAAGGTTCGAAAAACCAGAGCGACACCCTGGATGGGACG GAATCCTTAAGGCCTTTGAATATCGGCCGAGGTGCCTTCAGTTGAACCTTATCATGACTTCCACCCGTGGTAGCGAGGACTGCCTTTATCTCAACATCTGGGTCCCTCATCATCGTTCAG TGTCCACTAAGCTCCCAGTCATGGTGTGGATCTATGGAGGGGCTTTCCTGTGGGGGGGCTCCATGGGGGCCAACTTCCTGAACAACTACCTGTACAGCGGGCAGGAGATAGCGGACAGGGGGGACGTGATCGTGGTCACTGTCGCATACCGCCTGGGCCCCCTGGGATTCCTCAGCACTGGAGACTCTGGCATGCCTG GTAACTACGGTCTGTGGGACCAGCAGGCTGCCATCGCCTGGGTCAGCAGGAACATCCGCTCCTTCGGAGGAGACCCCGATAACATCACTGTCTTCGGGGAGTCAGCTGGGTCAGCCAGTGTTAGCTTCCAG ACTATCACTCCCCATAACAAAGGGCTGTTCAAAAGAGCTATCTCTCAGAGTGGTACGGCCCTTTGTCCCTGGGCCGTCAACAGAAACCCGCGGAGGCTTGCAGAAGAG GTAGCTCTGAAAGTGAACTGCCCCACCGATGACAGGATGGCAGCCTGTCTTAAGATGACTGACCCGGTGTCCCTCACAATGGCAGGAACCATCCCAATCACTAGCTCCCCTGATT CCCCTTTGGTGTTTAACCTGGTCCTGGCAGCCACCATTGACGGAGACTTCCTCCCCGATGAGCCAAGTACCTTGTTCCACAACGCTGCTGACATCGACTACATCGCTGGTGCGAATGATATGGACGGACACCTCTTCACGGGATTGGACGTGCCCACCATCAACAGCCACCTGTTACACACGCCTGT GAATGATGTGAAAAGACTCCTGGGCTCTTACACTAGGGAGAAAGGCCTGGCCGGTATGGAGAGTGGATTCCTCACCTACAGCTCCACCTGGGGAACAAACCCCGACCAGGAGACCATCAAGAAAACTGTGGTGGAGATCGGGACAGACTACATCTTTCTGATTCCCACCCAGGCAGCCCTCTATCTTCATGCCAATGCCAC AATTGGCAGAAGCGGCCGGACATACTCCTACCTGTTCTCCCAGCCCAACCGCATGGGGGGTCTGGTGCTGCCCTACCCCAGCTGGATGGGAGCGGACCACGCTGACGACCTGCAGTATGTGTTCGGGAAGCCCCTCACCTCGCCACTGGGGTACTGGCCCAGCCACAGGGACGTCTCCCGCTACCTCATCCACTACTGGACCAACTTCGCCAAGTCTGG TGACCCCAACAGGGGTCTGGACGTGCCAGCGACCTGGCCCCGTTTCGACAGTAACAGCCACCAGTACCTAGAGATCAACTCCGAGATGAACCGCGGCTATGTGAGGCAGAGGCTGAGGATGCGCTATGTCCATTTCTGGGGCAATATTCTCCCCCAACTGTCGCTGCTCAAATTCTTATGA
- the LOC115532295 gene encoding bile salt-activated lipase: MMMKTLGVLVVVALSWGAASAESLGTVFTEGGLVEGTNIRLGYRRHMDVFKGVPFAAIPGRFEKPRRHPGWEGVLKATEFMKRCLQLNLLQTGTRGSEDCLYLNIWVPHGREVSTGLPVMVWIYGGGFLVGGSMGANFLDNYLYSGQEIADRGDVIVVTIGYRVGALGYLSTGDSSLPGNYGMWDQQAAIAWVHRNIRSFGGDPDNVTLFGESAGGASVSLQTLSPHNKGLFKRAISQSGVALCPWAVNRNPRPVAESVARKVNCPTDETMASCLKMTDPVALTMAGNMPYTSSPDSPLLNNLVLAASIDGDFLPDDPGNLFNNTADIDYLAGVNNMDGHLFTGLDIPSINRPLVDTKVEDLRALLGAYTKVKGKAGQEAAFSQYSTGWGANPSKETVKRTVVDIGTDYIFLIPTQSALYLHASHAKSGRTYSYLFSEPNRLGGLAKPYPSWMGADHTDDLQFVFGKPFSSWLGYWPSHRNLSGYMIAYWTNFAKTGDPNKGLKVPTTWPKFTTSGHQFLEINAKMNKDNVRQKMRMRFVHFWTSVLPSLQSVKMYE; this comes from the exons atgatgatgaagacgcTGGGGGTGTTAGTTGTCGTAGCCCTTTCCTGGGGGGCGGCCTCGGCTGAGTCT CTGGGAACTGTGTTCACAGAGGGAGGCCTGGTGGAGGGAACCAACATCCGCCTGGGATACCGTCGCCACATGGATGTCTTCAAGGGAGTTCCCTTCGCAGCTATACCTGGAAGGTTTGAGAAACCCAGGAGACACCCTGGATGGGAGG GCGTTCTGAAGGCCACAGAGTTCATGAAGAGATGTCTGCAGCTGAATCTTCTCCAGACCGGCACTCGAGGCAGCGAAGACTGTCTCTATCTCAACATCTGGGTCCCTCACGGCAGAGAAG TGTCCACTGGACTGCCGGTTATGGTGTGGATCTATGGAGGGGGTTTCCTGGTTGGGGGCTCCATGGGGGCAAACTTCCTCGACAACTACCTGTACAGCGGGCAGGAGATCGCCGACAGGGGGGACGTGATCGTGGTCACCATAGGATACCGTGTGGGCGCCCTGGGCTACCTCAGCACTGGAGACTCAAGTCTGCCAG GTAACTATGGTATGTGGGACCAGCAGGCTGCCATCGCCTGGGTCCACAGGAACATCCGCTCCTTCGGAGGAGACCCCGACAACGTCACCCTCTTCGGGGAGTCGGCTGGTGGAGCCAGTGTTAGCttacag aCTCTGAGTCCCCACAACAAGGGGCTCTTTAAACGGGCCATCTCCCAGAGTGGTGTTGCCCTGTGCCCTTGGGCAGTCAACAGAAACCCTCGCCCGGTAGCCGAGTCG GTGGCTCGGAAGGTCAATTGCCCTACTGATGAAACAATGGCGTCATGTCTGAAGATGACGGATCCGGTGGCCCTCACCATGGCTGGTAACATGCCCTATACCAGTTCCCCTGACA GTCCACTATTGAACAACCTGGTCCTGGCAGCCAGCATCGATGGGGACTTCCTCCCAGATGACCCCGGTAACTTGTTCAACAACACTGCTGACATCGATTACCTCGCTGGTGTCAACAACATGGACGGGCACCTCTTCACGGGACTGGACATTCCCTCAATCAACCGCCCGCTGGTGGACACCAAAGT GGAGGATTTGAGGGCCCTTCTGGGCGCCTACACCAAAGTCAAGGGGAAGGCGGGTCAGGAGGCTGCCTTCTCTCAGTACAGCACCGGCTGGGGAGCCAATCCTAGCAAGGAGACGGTCAAGAGGACGGTAGTGGACATCGGAACGGACTACATCTTCCTGATCCCCACCCAGTCTGCTCTCTATCTCCACGCCTCCCACGCCAA GTCTGGCCGTACCTACTCCTACCTGTTCTCAGAGCCCAACCGCCTGGGCGGTCTGGCTAAACCTTACCCCAGCTGGATGGGAGCAGACCATACTGACGACCTGCAGTTCGTGTTTGGGAAACCCTTCAGCAGTTGGCTGGGCTACTGGCCGAGCCACCGTAACCTTTCTGGCTACATGATTGCCTACTGGACCAACTTTGCCAAGACCGG AGACCCCAATAAAGGACTGAAAGTGCCAACAACCTGGCCCAAGTTCACCACCAGCGGACACCAGTTTCTGGAGATCAACGCCAAAATGAACAAAGACAATGTGAGGCAGAAGATGAGAATGCGCTTTGTGCATTTCTGGACCAGTGTTCTCCCCAGTCTTCAGTCAGTGAAGATGTATGAGTAA
- the gtf3c5 gene encoding general transcription factor 3C polypeptide 5 isoform X1, translating to MSDSSEHKLRFTLKELKISTEGEDVSPGSGSSSAVKLHYNKLVCIEYPALIANVDKMLETIGGEKVLSKTYADPNRRLELRYRPKDPFCHSLCGNRFPSNNLLLRVRRRVRKKDPQDTQLHMEVLGVIGTTYKFQGMADFQCLALHSEDGKHTSLYDKVILRTFENQEFFEQPMPFFLPPPIFSRLDTPVDYNYRPDIHHNQLPMTKENFIGLNRVRRHHNAIFVSFADATVPSECMEAARLNWQRVCIKQSDVTTEQTLRKMFESRPIWSRNAVKGNLDIHPEKLKLLLPVMAYYMVTGPWRSLWVRLGYDPRKSPESKKYQMLDFRIRCSTRHGYSLSDMPVKAKRSSMDYSLSITLNKMAPQAASVTELPQEGPSTSRYPIPVRHQLKESSYVFRDGMLPPHRQMFYQLCDLDVESIKEVIDRNKGDEKVCDERDGWCLPHTTDDLRDIISGLIKKVVRAQKPNPPAELIPTPTKRRRSGLSMASKRTSYAGKPEGEEDNEEDEEADEEDDFHPSEGSENEMETEMLDYM from the exons ATGTCAGATTCCAGTGAACATAAACTGAGGTTTACCTTGAAAGAATTGAAGATATCAACCGAGGGAGAGGACGTGTCGCCCGGGTCTGGCAGCTCCTCGGCGGTCAAACTTCACTATAATAAACTCGTGTGCATTGAGTACCCGGCGCTGATTGCAAATGTGGACAAGATGCTTGAGACAATCGGAGGCGAGAAAGTACTGTCGAAG ACCTACGCTGATCCCAACCGGCGGCTGGAGCTGCGCTACCGGCCCAAGGATCCCTTCTGCCACTCTCTGTGCGGAAACCGCTTTCCCTCCAACAACCTCTTGCTCCGTGTGAGAAGACGGGTCCGCAAGAAAGACCCCCAggacacacagctacacatgGAGGTGCTCGGAGTCATCGGCACAACATACAAATTTCAAG GGATGGCGGACTTCCAGTGCCTGGCTTTGCATTCGGAAGACGGGAAACACACGTCTCTGTACGACAAGGTCATCCTGCGTACGTTTGAGAACCAGGAGTTCTTTGAGCAGCCCATGCCCTTCTTCCTGCCCCCGCCCATCTTCTCCCGCTTGGACACCCCGGTCGACTACAACTACCGTCCGGACATCCACCACAA CCAGTTACCCATGACCAAGGAGAACTTCATCGGCCTGAACCGAGTGCGGCGGCACCACAACGCCATCTTTGTGAGCTTTGCGGACGCCACCGTGCCCTCGGAGTGCATGGAGGCGGCCCGCCTCAACTGGCAGAGGGTCTGCATCAAGCAGTCTGACGTGACGACCGAGCAGACCCTCAGAAAG ATGTTTGAGAGCCGGCCCATCTGGTCCCGGAACGCAGTCAAGGGCAACCTGGACATCCACCCTGAAAAACTCAAATTGCTCTTGCCCGTCATGGCCTACTACATG GTGACTGGGCCCTGGAGGAGCCTATGGGTGAGGCTGGGCTACGACCCACGGAAGAGCCCCGAGTCCAAGAAATACCAGatgctggacttcaggatccgCTGTAGCACCAGACATG GGTATTCTCTGAGTGACATGCCAGTGAAAGCTAAGAGGAGCTCCATGGACTACAGCCTGTCCATCACACTGAACAAAATGG CTCCGCAGGCCGCCAGTGTGACAGAGCTGCCTCAGGAGGGTCCCAGCACCAGCCGCTATCCAATCCCCGTCCGGCACCAGTTGAAG GAGTCGTCGTACGTCTTCAGGGACGGAATGCTgcccccacacagacagatgtTCTACCAGCTCTGTGACCTGGACGTGGAAAG CATAAAGGAAGTGATCGACCGTAACAAAGGCGACGAGAAGGTGTGCGACGAGAGAGACGGCTGGTGTCTCCCTCACACAACGGATGACCTGCGGGACATCATCTCAGGCCTGATCAAGAAGGTCGTCCGAGCTCAGAAGCCAA ACCCTCCTGCAGAGTTGATCCCGACGCCAACGAAGCGACGGCGCTCCGGGCTGAGCATGGCCTCCAAGCGGACCTCCTACGCCGGGAAGCCGGAGGGCGAGGAGGACAacgaggaggacgaagaggcggacgaggaggacgacttCCACCCGTCGGAGGGAAGCGAGAACGAGATGGAGACGGAAATGTTGGATTACATGTGA
- the gtf3c5 gene encoding general transcription factor 3C polypeptide 5 isoform X2, producing the protein MSDSSEHKLRFTLKELKISTEGEDVSPGSGSSSAVKLHYNKLVCIEYPALIANVDKMLETIGGEKVLSKTYADPNRRLELRYRPKDPFCHSLCGNRFPSNNLLLRVRRRVRKKDPQDTQLHMEVLGVIGTTYKFQGMADFQCLALHSEDGKHTSLYDKVILRTFENQEFFEQPMPFFLPPPIFSRLDTPVDYNYRPDIHHNQLPMTKENFIGLNRVRRHHNAIFVSFADATVPSECMEAARLNWQRVCIKQSDVTTEQTLRKMFESRPIWSRNAVKGNLDIHPEKLKLLLPVMAYYMVTGPWRSLWVRLGYDPRKSPESKKYQMLDFRIRCSTRHGYSLSDMPVKAKRSSMDYSLSITLNKMAPQAASVTELPQEGPSTSRYPIPVRHQLKESSYVFRDGMLPPHRQMFYQLCDLDVESIKEVIDRNKGDEKVCDERDGWCLPHTTDDLRDIISGLIKKVVRAQKPKLIPTPTKRRRSGLSMASKRTSYAGKPEGEEDNEEDEEADEEDDFHPSEGSENEMETEMLDYM; encoded by the exons ATGTCAGATTCCAGTGAACATAAACTGAGGTTTACCTTGAAAGAATTGAAGATATCAACCGAGGGAGAGGACGTGTCGCCCGGGTCTGGCAGCTCCTCGGCGGTCAAACTTCACTATAATAAACTCGTGTGCATTGAGTACCCGGCGCTGATTGCAAATGTGGACAAGATGCTTGAGACAATCGGAGGCGAGAAAGTACTGTCGAAG ACCTACGCTGATCCCAACCGGCGGCTGGAGCTGCGCTACCGGCCCAAGGATCCCTTCTGCCACTCTCTGTGCGGAAACCGCTTTCCCTCCAACAACCTCTTGCTCCGTGTGAGAAGACGGGTCCGCAAGAAAGACCCCCAggacacacagctacacatgGAGGTGCTCGGAGTCATCGGCACAACATACAAATTTCAAG GGATGGCGGACTTCCAGTGCCTGGCTTTGCATTCGGAAGACGGGAAACACACGTCTCTGTACGACAAGGTCATCCTGCGTACGTTTGAGAACCAGGAGTTCTTTGAGCAGCCCATGCCCTTCTTCCTGCCCCCGCCCATCTTCTCCCGCTTGGACACCCCGGTCGACTACAACTACCGTCCGGACATCCACCACAA CCAGTTACCCATGACCAAGGAGAACTTCATCGGCCTGAACCGAGTGCGGCGGCACCACAACGCCATCTTTGTGAGCTTTGCGGACGCCACCGTGCCCTCGGAGTGCATGGAGGCGGCCCGCCTCAACTGGCAGAGGGTCTGCATCAAGCAGTCTGACGTGACGACCGAGCAGACCCTCAGAAAG ATGTTTGAGAGCCGGCCCATCTGGTCCCGGAACGCAGTCAAGGGCAACCTGGACATCCACCCTGAAAAACTCAAATTGCTCTTGCCCGTCATGGCCTACTACATG GTGACTGGGCCCTGGAGGAGCCTATGGGTGAGGCTGGGCTACGACCCACGGAAGAGCCCCGAGTCCAAGAAATACCAGatgctggacttcaggatccgCTGTAGCACCAGACATG GGTATTCTCTGAGTGACATGCCAGTGAAAGCTAAGAGGAGCTCCATGGACTACAGCCTGTCCATCACACTGAACAAAATGG CTCCGCAGGCCGCCAGTGTGACAGAGCTGCCTCAGGAGGGTCCCAGCACCAGCCGCTATCCAATCCCCGTCCGGCACCAGTTGAAG GAGTCGTCGTACGTCTTCAGGGACGGAATGCTgcccccacacagacagatgtTCTACCAGCTCTGTGACCTGGACGTGGAAAG CATAAAGGAAGTGATCGACCGTAACAAAGGCGACGAGAAGGTGTGCGACGAGAGAGACGGCTGGTGTCTCCCTCACACAACGGATGACCTGCGGGACATCATCTCAGGCCTGATCAAGAAGGTCGTCCGAGCTCAGAAGCCAA AGTTGATCCCGACGCCAACGAAGCGACGGCGCTCCGGGCTGAGCATGGCCTCCAAGCGGACCTCCTACGCCGGGAAGCCGGAGGGCGAGGAGGACAacgaggaggacgaagaggcggacgaggaggacgacttCCACCCGTCGGAGGGAAGCGAGAACGAGATGGAGACGGAAATGTTGGATTACATGTGA